The following coding sequences are from one Kallotenue papyrolyticum window:
- a CDS encoding helix-turn-helix domain-containing protein: MGAQQQLSAATEEWRRRRAVELHAAGWTGRAMAAALGVGPSAVSNWLRKVRAGGVDALRTRRHQTGKRPTLTDAQQQRLRTLLRTGAEAQGAIGGVLDGQAHGCAHPA, translated from the coding sequence ATGGGAGCACAACAGCAGTTATCAGCAGCGACAGAAGAGTGGCGACGGCGGCGCGCGGTCGAACTGCACGCGGCGGGGTGGACTGGGCGGGCGATGGCCGCAGCCCTCGGTGTCGGCCCCAGTGCGGTGAGCAATTGGCTCCGAAAAGTTCGTGCAGGAGGCGTTGACGCGCTCCGGACGCGGCGGCACCAAACGGGCAAGCGGCCCACACTCACTGATGCGCAGCAACAGCGATTGCGCACGCTGCTGAGAACCGGGGCGGAGGCGCAGGGCGCCATCGGGGGGGTGCTGGACGGGCAAGCGCATGGCTGCGCTCATCCAGCGTGA
- a CDS encoding response regulator transcription factor: MSDHLESLNPPSVTVRCGIPALQKMTEHGLTEQGFPCVVDEARIIVVVDAPYGFALDYLHTCRPPHATLIVATGNTCSAYWEELQDQQPTVLLVGTDLAREVADAVRRAAAGESYQIVPTDRLVLTPTERRVLRGIAHGLTNCQIAQTNGISEKTVQNVVSQLYTKLGVTNRVAAATRYWNVWIGQSSIQLGQSQGKRFSTHPITR; the protein is encoded by the coding sequence ATGTCTGATCACCTCGAGTCGCTCAATCCACCAAGCGTGACGGTGCGTTGTGGTATACCAGCTCTCCAGAAGATGACGGAGCACGGTCTGACTGAGCAGGGCTTTCCCTGTGTCGTGGATGAAGCGCGTATCATTGTGGTCGTGGATGCGCCCTATGGTTTCGCACTGGATTACCTTCATACCTGTCGTCCACCCCATGCAACGCTCATTGTCGCCACTGGCAATACCTGTAGCGCCTACTGGGAAGAGTTACAGGATCAGCAACCGACTGTCCTGCTGGTTGGCACTGATCTGGCACGAGAAGTTGCGGATGCGGTGCGCCGGGCTGCTGCAGGTGAGTCGTATCAAATTGTTCCTACCGATAGACTGGTCCTAACACCTACTGAACGGCGTGTTTTGCGCGGCATTGCGCATGGCCTTACTAACTGTCAGATTGCTCAGACTAACGGTATCAGCGAGAAAACCGTCCAGAATGTGGTTTCGCAGCTCTACACCAAGCTGGGAGTTACGAACCGCGTAGCAGCGGCCACACGCTACTGGAATGTGTGGATAGGCCAATCTTCCATCCAACTAGGCCAAAGCCAGGGCAAGCGGTTCAGTACGCATCCTATAACCAGATAG
- a CDS encoding polymorphic toxin-type HINT domain-containing protein: MPYYHARYYDPVLARFLSADTIVPGSGALTLWPSDATAAPLFGQQNTPGLQNPQELNRYAYVNNNPVRHTDSTGHLIDTLLDVGFIAYGIYDIAANGYTAEKGLALAADVGSALIPGVTGGGMAVRALAHADDVAKAVTKADKAADAANVIAKTGCSFSADTPVATADGPEPIGEIEVGEQVLAYDEATGTTGSSTVTDVLVHADPVLIDLTIAGEAVETTPEHPFYTLERTWVEAGGLWVGAQVRRADGSYGVVQAVRVEQRAQAMYNLTVETAHTFFVGEQQWLVHNTCSPAKITGYTDHGLNQAIGRNGGRGTSAKAMLDAVNNPKKVVVQDGGTTRYVGKDATVVLNDQGKVVSTWGKPRGPQIRPEGTKRLAGSSPAQRKANIYGYSYNPKAIR, translated from the coding sequence CTGCCCTACTACCACGCGCGCTACTATGATCCGGTGTTGGCACGGTTTCTCTCGGCGGATACGATCGTCCCTGGCTCCGGCGCGCTCACCCTCTGGCCGAGCGATGCGACGGCTGCACCGCTGTTTGGGCAGCAAAACACGCCAGGGCTGCAGAACCCGCAGGAACTCAATCGGTACGCGTACGTCAACAATAATCCCGTACGGCATACCGACTCCACCGGTCATCTGATCGATACCCTCCTCGATGTCGGCTTCATCGCCTATGGCATCTACGACATCGCGGCCAACGGCTACACCGCCGAAAAAGGACTGGCCCTGGCTGCCGATGTCGGCAGCGCGCTGATCCCCGGTGTGACGGGCGGCGGCATGGCGGTGCGCGCGCTGGCGCATGCCGACGACGTAGCGAAGGCGGTCACGAAGGCGGACAAAGCGGCGGATGCTGCCAACGTCATTGCTAAGACTGGCTGTAGTTTTAGTGCCGATACGCCCGTGGCAACCGCGGATGGGCCAGAGCCGATCGGCGAGATTGAGGTCGGCGAGCAGGTGCTGGCGTATGACGAGGCGACGGGCACGACCGGCAGCTCCACCGTCACTGATGTGCTGGTCCATGCCGATCCGGTGCTGATCGACCTAACCATTGCTGGCGAGGCGGTCGAGACGACGCCCGAGCACCCCTTCTACACGCTGGAGCGGACCTGGGTCGAAGCCGGAGGCTTGTGGGTCGGGGCACAGGTGCGGCGGGCGGACGGGAGCTACGGCGTGGTGCAGGCAGTGCGGGTTGAGCAGCGCGCACAGGCGATGTACAATCTGACCGTTGAGACTGCTCACACGTTTTTCGTGGGTGAGCAGCAGTGGTTAGTCCATAATACGTGTAGTCCCGCGAAAATTACAGGATATACCGATCACGGTCTCAACCAAGCGATAGGACGTAATGGTGGAAGAGGGACGAGTGCTAAGGCCATGCTGGATGCTGTGAACAATCCCAAGAAAGTTGTTGTTCAAGATGGAGGTACAACGCGGTATGTAGGGAAGGATGCGACTGTTGTCCTAAATGATCAAGGAAAAGTCGTAAGTACCTGGGGTAAACCGCGTGGACCTCAAATACGGCCGGAGGGCACGAAGCGCCTAGCTGGAAGCAGTCCTGCCCAAAGAAAGGCCAATATCTATGGCTACAGTTATAATCCGAAAGCGATCAGATGA
- a CDS encoding amino acid ABC transporter substrate-binding protein, producing the protein MSLKQAPLTTALLVAALVLAACGGAPAGQQQASPAAEPSPAAAASPAAGAIGQVGASPASAGGQVGASPAAAGGTSAQASPGAVSVAPGQMLQKVRSRGQLICGVHGTLPGFGNVDAQGNFVGFDVDFCKAVAAAIFGDASKVQYRPLSAQERFTAVQSGEVDLLSRNTTWTISRDTSVGMDFAPVTFYDGQGIMVRKSENITSLEQLDGASICVQSGTTTELNLADAFRARGLNYTPVVFADADPTAAAYDEGRCDAFTTDKSGLAATRLKFQNPDDHVILDVTLSKEPLAPAVLQGDPQWRDIVSWVIFGVISAEEYGITQQNVDTFLNSDDPNIRRMLGVEGELGQGLGLENNFMVNVIKAVGNYGEIYNRHLGPDTPINIPRGLNQLYTNGGLMYAPPFR; encoded by the coding sequence ATGAGCCTCAAGCAAGCTCCACTCACCACTGCTCTGCTGGTTGCTGCGCTGGTGTTGGCTGCCTGCGGCGGCGCTCCTGCCGGGCAACAGCAGGCTTCGCCGGCGGCCGAACCTTCGCCTGCGGCGGCGGCCTCACCGGCGGCCGGTGCCATTGGTCAGGTTGGCGCTTCGCCGGCCAGCGCCGGTGGTCAGGTTGGTGCCTCGCCGGCGGCGGCGGGCGGAACATCGGCACAGGCCTCGCCAGGCGCTGTCAGTGTCGCGCCGGGGCAGATGTTGCAGAAAGTGCGCAGCCGTGGCCAGTTGATCTGTGGCGTGCATGGCACGCTGCCGGGCTTCGGCAACGTCGATGCGCAAGGCAACTTCGTCGGCTTTGACGTGGACTTCTGCAAGGCGGTCGCGGCGGCGATCTTCGGCGATGCCAGCAAGGTCCAGTACCGTCCGCTGAGCGCTCAGGAGCGCTTCACCGCTGTGCAGAGCGGCGAGGTAGACCTGCTCAGCCGCAACACCACCTGGACCATCAGCCGCGATACGTCGGTTGGTATGGATTTCGCCCCGGTGACCTTTTATGATGGCCAGGGCATCATGGTGCGCAAGAGCGAGAACATCACCTCGCTGGAACAGCTCGATGGCGCTAGCATCTGCGTACAGAGCGGCACGACCACCGAGCTGAACCTGGCCGACGCCTTCCGCGCGCGTGGCCTGAACTACACGCCCGTGGTGTTCGCCGATGCCGATCCGACCGCTGCCGCCTATGACGAGGGGCGCTGTGATGCCTTCACCACCGACAAATCTGGGCTGGCGGCGACACGTCTGAAGTTCCAGAACCCTGATGATCACGTGATTCTCGACGTGACGCTTTCCAAAGAGCCGCTGGCACCTGCTGTGTTGCAGGGCGACCCGCAGTGGCGCGATATCGTCTCCTGGGTGATCTTTGGGGTGATCAGCGCCGAGGAATACGGCATTACCCAGCAAAACGTCGATACCTTCCTCAACAGCGACGATCCCAACATTCGCCGCATGCTGGGTGTGGAGGGCGAGTTGGGCCAGGGCCTGGGCCTGGAGAACAACTTCATGGTCAACGTGATCAAAGCGGTCGGCAACTATGGCGAGATCTACAACCGCCATCTCGGTCCCGACACGCCGATCAACATTCCGCGTGGTCTCAACCAACTCTATACCAATGGCGGCCTGATGTACGCGCCGCCCTTCCGCTAA
- a CDS encoding ABC transporter permease subunit → MASQPLRARDHQPVPLYRDVRVIAIMAQAAFVVLIGLLFWWLGTNMITGLRNSNIPLSFDFLRQTAGFAISEGLRYQPTDTYARALLAGVVNTMRVAVLGIILATILGTLIGIGRLSSNWLLRNVTGAYVALFRNTPLLVQLLFWYLAVILKLPRVREAIGIEGFFFVSQRGLAVAWPRATAAFSAWAPWLWGALLAALLAYAARRWWLRRIDRPGAAWPAALLALLLVALLGLVVTWLISGSSPLRLDRPALTNFNFRGGATLTPEFFGLLLALTVYTAAFIAEIVRAGILAVNKGQREAAYSLGLTPAQTMRLVIFPQALRVIVPPLTNQYLNLTKNSSLGIAIAFPDLFYVGTTIINQTGATVQVIVMIMAAYLSLSLLTSLLMNLYNARIRLVER, encoded by the coding sequence ATGGCGAGTCAGCCTCTGAGAGCGCGTGATCATCAACCGGTTCCGCTATATCGCGATGTACGCGTGATCGCGATCATGGCGCAGGCGGCCTTCGTAGTGCTCATCGGTCTGCTGTTTTGGTGGCTGGGCACGAACATGATCACCGGCCTGCGCAACAGCAACATTCCGCTGAGCTTTGATTTCTTGCGGCAGACCGCCGGCTTTGCCATTAGCGAGGGCCTTCGTTACCAGCCTACCGATACCTATGCCCGCGCCCTGTTGGCCGGCGTGGTCAACACCATGCGGGTGGCGGTGCTGGGCATCATTCTGGCGACGATCCTGGGGACGCTGATCGGCATCGGGCGCCTGTCGAGCAACTGGCTGCTGCGCAACGTGACGGGCGCGTATGTGGCGCTCTTCCGCAACACGCCGCTACTGGTACAGTTGCTGTTCTGGTATCTGGCGGTGATCCTCAAGCTGCCGCGCGTGCGCGAGGCAATCGGCATCGAAGGGTTCTTCTTTGTGAGCCAACGCGGCCTGGCGGTAGCCTGGCCGCGCGCAACCGCCGCCTTCAGCGCGTGGGCGCCATGGTTGTGGGGCGCGCTGCTCGCCGCGCTGCTGGCCTATGCTGCGCGGCGCTGGTGGCTGCGGCGCATCGATCGGCCCGGGGCGGCCTGGCCCGCGGCGCTGCTAGCGCTGCTGCTGGTTGCGCTGCTGGGCCTGGTCGTCACCTGGCTGATCAGCGGCAGCAGTCCGCTGCGGCTGGATCGGCCGGCGCTGACCAATTTCAACTTTCGCGGCGGTGCGACGCTAACGCCGGAGTTTTTCGGGCTGCTGCTGGCGCTGACGGTCTATACCGCGGCCTTCATCGCCGAGATCGTGCGCGCCGGCATCCTGGCCGTCAACAAGGGCCAGCGCGAAGCAGCCTATTCGCTGGGGCTGACACCGGCGCAGACTATGCGTCTGGTGATCTTTCCGCAGGCGCTGCGCGTGATTGTGCCGCCGCTGACCAACCAGTATCTCAATCTGACCAAGAATTCGAGCCTGGGCATCGCGATTGCCTTTCCCGACCTGTTTTACGTGGGCACGACGATTATTAATCAGACCGGCGCGACGGTGCAGGTGATTGTGATGATCATGGCGGCCTATCTCAGCCTGAGTCTGCTGACCTCGTTGTTGATGAACCTGTACAACGCGCGCATCCGTCTGGTCGAGAGGTGA
- a CDS encoding amino acid ABC transporter permease encodes MSTTQAPVSTMKPPRASTNVVVWLRKNLFNGWLNSIITVVLVWGLAMVLYRFGRWALSEAFWAPIPANLRLFMVGRYPAEQLWRVQAALALILALFGVSGGRWGGLLRAIALGLLAATALLALIPLGIAAQLFWLGMAALIGAGYLLARRVALPRWPIIVLWLLSPFLCLLLIGGIDGSRLLPAVNSRDWGGLLLTIVLAVFPIVLSFPLGVLLALGRRSRLPVVKGFCVAYIETIRGVPLITVLYMGSLMLPLFINANPAAVTRAVVALTLFSAAYLAENVRGGLQAVPNGQIEAAKALGLNVFQTTLLIVLPQALRAVIPAIVGQFISLFKDTSLVAIIGLSELLGIAAFVWTQPQWLGTPGGVQREVLLFVALIYWIFCFSMFQLSRRIEQRLGVGTR; translated from the coding sequence ATGTCAACGACACAAGCGCCGGTCTCGACCATGAAGCCTCCCCGCGCCTCCACCAACGTGGTGGTGTGGCTGCGCAAGAACCTGTTCAACGGCTGGCTGAACAGCATCATCACCGTGGTGCTGGTGTGGGGCCTGGCCATGGTGCTCTACCGGTTCGGTCGTTGGGCGCTGAGCGAGGCCTTCTGGGCGCCGATCCCCGCCAACCTGCGCCTGTTCATGGTCGGGCGCTACCCGGCGGAGCAGCTCTGGCGTGTTCAGGCGGCGCTGGCGCTGATCCTGGCGTTGTTCGGCGTCAGCGGCGGACGCTGGGGCGGGCTGCTGCGCGCGATCGCGCTCGGTCTGCTGGCGGCGACGGCGCTGCTGGCGCTGATCCCGCTGGGTATCGCCGCGCAGCTCTTCTGGCTGGGCATGGCCGCACTGATCGGCGCGGGCTATCTGCTTGCCCGGCGTGTGGCGCTGCCGCGTTGGCCGATCATCGTGCTGTGGCTGCTGTCGCCCTTTCTCTGCCTGCTGCTGATCGGTGGGATCGACGGTTCCCGCCTTCTGCCCGCGGTCAACTCGCGCGATTGGGGCGGACTGCTGCTGACGATCGTTCTGGCGGTGTTTCCGATCGTGCTCTCGTTTCCGCTGGGGGTGCTGCTGGCGCTGGGCCGGCGTAGCCGGTTGCCGGTGGTCAAGGGCTTCTGTGTGGCCTACATCGAAACGATCCGCGGGGTGCCGCTGATCACCGTGCTGTACATGGGTTCGCTGATGCTGCCGCTGTTCATCAACGCCAATCCGGCAGCGGTGACGCGCGCAGTGGTGGCGCTCACGCTGTTCAGCGCGGCCTATCTGGCCGAGAACGTGCGTGGTGGCCTACAGGCCGTGCCCAACGGGCAGATCGAGGCCGCTAAAGCGCTGGGGCTCAACGTCTTCCAGACTACGCTGCTGATCGTGCTACCGCAGGCGTTGCGCGCGGTGATCCCGGCGATCGTCGGCCAATTCATCAGCCTGTTCAAGGATACGTCGCTGGTGGCGATCATCGGCCTGAGCGAGTTGCTGGGCATTGCTGCATTTGTCTGGACGCAGCCGCAGTGGCTGGGTACGCCCGGCGGTGTGCAGCGCGAGGTGCTGCTGTTTGTAGCCCTGATCTACTGGATCTTCTGCTTCAGCATGTTTCAACTAAGTCGCCGGATCGAGCAGCGCTTGGGCGTCGGGACGCGCTAG
- a CDS encoding amino acid ABC transporter ATP-binding protein, protein MSDQSLTGASSDDIIICRDVHKWYGDFHVLRGITTSVRRGEVVVVFGPSGSGKSTFIRTINRLEDHQRGQIIVDGIELTHDIRNIEAIRREVGMVFQQFNLFPHLTVLQNVTLAPMWVRKKKKKEAEERALELLERVGIREQAHKYPGQLSGGQQQRVAIARALAMEPRIMLFDEPTSALDPEMIKEVLDVMKELARSGMTMVVVTHEMGFAREVADRMIFFDQGQIVEQGTPEQIFTNPQQERTKQFLSQIL, encoded by the coding sequence ATGAGCGATCAGAGTCTGACCGGCGCCAGCAGTGATGACATCATTATCTGCCGCGATGTGCATAAATGGTACGGCGACTTCCACGTGCTGCGCGGCATCACCACCTCGGTGCGGCGCGGTGAGGTGGTAGTCGTCTTCGGTCCGTCCGGATCGGGGAAGTCCACCTTTATCCGCACGATCAATCGCCTGGAGGATCACCAGCGCGGGCAGATCATCGTGGATGGCATTGAGCTGACCCACGATATCCGCAACATCGAGGCCATCCGCCGCGAAGTGGGCATGGTCTTCCAGCAGTTCAACCTGTTTCCGCACCTGACGGTGCTGCAGAATGTCACGCTGGCGCCGATGTGGGTGCGCAAGAAGAAGAAAAAAGAGGCTGAGGAGCGCGCCCTGGAGCTGCTGGAGCGCGTCGGCATTCGCGAACAGGCGCACAAATATCCGGGCCAGCTCTCCGGCGGCCAGCAGCAGCGCGTGGCGATCGCCCGCGCACTGGCGATGGAGCCGCGCATCATGCTCTTCGATGAGCCGACCTCGGCGCTCGACCCAGAGATGATCAAGGAAGTGCTCGATGTGATGAAGGAGCTAGCGCGTTCGGGCATGACCATGGTGGTGGTGACGCACGAGATGGGTTTTGCCCGCGAGGTCGCCGACCGCATGATCTTCTTCGATCAGGGCCAGATTGTCGAGCAGGGCACGCCCGAGCAGATCTTCACCAACCCGCAGCAGGAACGTACCAAGCAATTCCTCTCGCAGATTCTCTGA
- a CDS encoding S16 family serine protease, whose translation MAGLRVGQTRVVVPLEWFVAAPLLLWLIATRYVPLLGPSLGAAAAWSVALLSLVLIGAALLGQVVAHLWVAWLLRQPCPSRVRLAAFGDVATAWPRAARARHTVLIAAAGPAWHLLVAGGAWLLWMLRLHPIVDLSAILLALVNLALGLLNLAPGYPLDGGRLTCAIVAAVLNAPHGGVPLAMLLGWGQVVGLLGWGWQFRRLQVPLSAGCGWALWGLGGLLAWALLRDPPLWRRGPGLVLPRVGIGRWALALGLILSLLGSAGMLLPLPYGLRMPGAATPIAPMVALSAAERYPSRGEWLLTTVVEQTPIVAGQWVYAQLDPVVELVAPERILPSDVSPQRQLRHSYRLLLRSEEVARQVALEQAGLAGTDVLVELRPFNIIGGSSAGLMFALATYDLLTPRDLTRGWQIAGTGTLDATGRVGPVVGVKQKVAAAEAAQADYFLVPLEHYAEAVAVARRLQVVPVTSFAEALALLRQLPANVDS comes from the coding sequence GTGGCAGGCCTGCGGGTGGGCCAGACGCGTGTCGTCGTGCCGCTGGAGTGGTTTGTGGCTGCTCCGCTGCTGCTCTGGCTGATCGCTACGCGCTATGTGCCCCTGCTAGGGCCGTCGCTTGGAGCCGCCGCGGCCTGGAGCGTGGCGCTGCTCTCGCTGGTGCTGATCGGTGCTGCGCTGCTGGGGCAGGTGGTCGCGCATCTATGGGTGGCTTGGCTGCTGCGGCAGCCCTGCCCGTCGCGGGTGCGGCTGGCGGCGTTTGGCGATGTGGCGACGGCCTGGCCGAGGGCTGCCCGCGCCCGGCACACTGTCTTGATCGCTGCTGCGGGACCGGCGTGGCACCTCCTGGTGGCCGGCGGCGCATGGCTGCTCTGGATGCTGCGTCTCCACCCCATCGTTGATCTGAGCGCGATATTGCTGGCGCTGGTCAATCTGGCGCTGGGACTGCTCAACCTCGCGCCGGGCTATCCGCTGGATGGCGGGCGGCTCACGTGCGCAATCGTCGCCGCCGTGCTGAATGCGCCGCACGGTGGCGTGCCTCTGGCCATGCTGCTGGGCTGGGGCCAGGTGGTCGGCTTGCTCGGCTGGGGCTGGCAGTTCCGGCGTCTGCAGGTGCCGTTGAGCGCCGGCTGTGGCTGGGCGCTGTGGGGTCTGGGTGGGCTGCTGGCTTGGGCGCTACTGCGCGACCCACCGCTTTGGCGTCGTGGGCCGGGGTTGGTTCTGCCGCGTGTTGGGATCGGGCGCTGGGCGCTGGCGCTCGGCCTGATCCTGAGTCTGCTTGGCAGTGCGGGCATGCTCCTGCCGTTGCCCTATGGTCTGCGCATGCCAGGCGCGGCGACGCCCATCGCGCCAATGGTGGCTCTATCGGCTGCCGAGCGCTACCCGTCGCGTGGCGAGTGGCTCCTGACCACGGTTGTTGAGCAGACGCCGATCGTCGCCGGGCAGTGGGTGTATGCGCAGCTCGATCCGGTCGTGGAGCTGGTCGCGCCAGAGCGTATTCTGCCGTCCGATGTCTCGCCCCAACGTCAGTTGCGCCACAGCTATCGCTTGTTGCTGCGGAGCGAGGAGGTGGCCCGGCAGGTGGCCCTGGAGCAGGCAGGGCTGGCCGGGACGGACGTCCTCGTTGAGCTGCGTCCGTTCAACATCATCGGCGGTTCCTCCGCCGGGCTGATGTTCGCGCTGGCGACCTATGATCTCCTAACGCCTCGTGATTTGACGCGCGGCTGGCAGATTGCCGGCACCGGCACGCTCGATGCGACGGGACGGGTAGGACCGGTCGTCGGTGTGAAGCAAAAGGTTGCGGCGGCGGAGGCGGCCCAGGCCGATTATTTCCTAGTACCGCTGGAGCACTATGCCGAAGCGGTTGCCGTTGCACGCCGGCTGCAGGTCGTGCCGGTCACCAGTTTCGCAGAGGCGCTCGCGCTGCTGCGCCAGCTCCCGGCCAACGTAGATAGTTAG
- a CDS encoding biotin transporter BioY, with protein MAVATSQARTLADVVFPRRERAWVRDLALALAMSAFTALCARIAIPLPWTPVPITGQTLAVLLTGALLGPRLGALAMVFYLLEGLLGLPVFAMGRNAWSPSSLPGLPVIIGPTAGYLFSYPLAAALIGTLATRGWDRRPHTMLAAMLLSSVVILSCGYVWYVMIFTLVSGVFDPWSALLKTVIPFIPGDITKALIAAGVLPSAWRLVQRAR; from the coding sequence ATGGCTGTCGCTACAAGCCAGGCCCGTACGCTCGCCGATGTCGTCTTTCCACGCCGTGAACGCGCCTGGGTGCGCGACCTCGCCCTCGCCCTAGCGATGAGCGCCTTTACTGCGCTCTGTGCGCGCATCGCCATTCCGCTGCCCTGGACGCCGGTGCCGATCACCGGGCAGACGCTGGCCGTGCTGCTCACCGGCGCGCTGCTCGGCCCGCGCCTGGGCGCGCTGGCAATGGTCTTCTACCTGCTAGAGGGCCTGCTCGGGCTGCCGGTCTTTGCCATGGGCCGCAACGCCTGGTCGCCCAGCAGCCTGCCGGGCCTGCCGGTGATCATTGGTCCCACCGCCGGGTATCTGTTCTCCTACCCGCTGGCTGCCGCGCTGATCGGCACACTGGCCACGCGTGGCTGGGATCGGCGGCCTCACACCATGCTAGCCGCCATGCTGCTCTCCAGCGTGGTGATCCTGAGCTGCGGCTACGTCTGGTACGTCATGATCTTCACGCTGGTCAGCGGGGTCTTTGATCCATGGAGCGCGCTGCTGAAAACGGTGATCCCCTTCATTCCGGGTGATATCACCAAAGCGCTGATCGCTGCCGGCGTGCTGCCAAGCGCCTGGCGGCTCGTGCAGCGCGCGCGCTAG
- a CDS encoding DsbA family protein: MATPRTRGRTVPRRNTTSTTIVIGVIVLAVVGLLGVGLFAALGSRQSSVAESRIPVAQAVRPLNAPTGLTPEGYAYKGSPDAPVKVVEYADFECPGCANAEEIFGAQLNRYAEEGKIQFIYHELPLPQHPNAIPAATAARCAGEQGRFWAMHDLLFARQREWRGTSNIAPRLVRYAEELGLDRTAFEQCLNSGKYAQALEQAAQQAEQAGVTGTPTFFVNGQRVETAALIEAIEAALQAGSN, from the coding sequence ATGGCAACACCACGCACCCGTGGACGAACGGTGCCACGACGCAATACCACCAGCACTACAATCGTGATCGGCGTGATCGTGCTGGCAGTGGTCGGCTTGCTGGGCGTTGGCCTGTTTGCCGCGCTAGGCAGTCGCCAGTCATCGGTGGCCGAAAGCCGTATTCCGGTCGCGCAGGCGGTGCGACCGCTGAACGCGCCGACCGGATTGACGCCGGAGGGGTACGCCTACAAAGGGAGCCCCGACGCGCCGGTGAAGGTCGTGGAATACGCTGACTTTGAGTGTCCAGGCTGCGCGAATGCGGAGGAAATCTTCGGCGCGCAGCTCAACCGCTACGCTGAGGAGGGTAAGATCCAGTTTATCTACCATGAGCTGCCGTTGCCGCAGCACCCCAACGCCATTCCGGCGGCGACGGCGGCGCGCTGCGCCGGCGAGCAAGGCCGGTTCTGGGCCATGCACGATCTGCTGTTTGCGCGCCAGCGCGAATGGCGTGGCACGAGCAACATCGCGCCACGGCTGGTACGCTATGCCGAAGAGCTGGGCCTAGATCGTACCGCGTTCGAACAGTGCCTGAACTCGGGCAAGTACGCACAGGCTCTGGAGCAGGCCGCGCAGCAGGCGGAACAGGCCGGTGTGACCGGCACGCCGACCTTCTTTGTCAACGGGCAGCGCGTGGAGACCGCTGCCTTGATCGAGGCGATCGAGGCAGCGCTACAGGCCGGCAGCAACTAG
- a CDS encoding NAD(P)/FAD-dependent oxidoreductase: MARKNIVVLGGGSGGVVAAAELGRRLGQEHHVILVDRNPFHVYMPAFLAVMTGDRRAEDITRDLSRLKRFNVRVITATVYGIDPQQQLIHLDSEKLPYDYLVIALGLQTHPEDIPGFREGAQHAWELDAALRCHDALEHFQGGSIVVGIPPGPYRCPPAPFEALFSLDAYFKQRGLRQQVDIHYFAPTPRPSGPASTPPVWLTTHAEQRGVTTHFDFTIREVDADGRRVVAEDGHDLRYDLLFVVPPHRPAQVLLDSGIAEPQGITVNYDTLETRWEHIWAIGDAVNFPASKAGVVAHQQADLVAHNIAVRVTGKGHPQRFKLHTT; the protein is encoded by the coding sequence ATGGCTCGCAAGAACATTGTCGTTCTCGGGGGAGGAAGCGGTGGCGTGGTTGCGGCGGCAGAGCTGGGCCGCCGCCTCGGCCAGGAGCATCATGTCATCCTGGTCGATCGCAATCCATTTCACGTCTATATGCCGGCCTTTTTAGCAGTCATGACAGGCGATAGACGCGCGGAGGATATCACCCGCGACCTCAGTCGCCTCAAACGCTTCAATGTTCGGGTCATCACTGCAACCGTTTATGGCATCGATCCACAACAGCAGCTCATCCATCTGGATAGTGAGAAACTGCCCTACGACTATTTGGTGATTGCCCTGGGCCTTCAGACCCATCCTGAGGACATTCCAGGTTTTCGTGAGGGCGCGCAGCATGCCTGGGAACTGGATGCGGCGCTACGTTGTCATGACGCGCTAGAACACTTCCAGGGCGGGAGCATCGTCGTTGGTATCCCTCCCGGCCCATATCGCTGCCCACCCGCTCCCTTCGAAGCGCTGTTTAGTCTCGATGCGTACTTCAAACAGCGTGGCTTGCGCCAGCAGGTGGATATCCACTATTTCGCACCGACTCCTCGTCCGTCCGGCCCGGCATCCACCCCACCTGTCTGGCTCACCACCCATGCCGAGCAACGCGGCGTTACGACCCACTTCGATTTCACGATTCGTGAGGTTGATGCGGATGGACGGCGAGTTGTCGCCGAGGATGGGCACGATCTCCGCTACGATCTCCTCTTTGTCGTACCACCGCACCGTCCCGCTCAGGTGCTCCTTGATAGCGGCATAGCGGAACCGCAGGGGATCACGGTCAACTATGACACGCTGGAGACGCGTTGGGAACATATCTGGGCGATCGGCGATGCCGTGAATTTTCCTGCCAGCAAAGCTGGGGTCGTAGCGCACCAGCAGGCCGATCTCGTTGCGCACAACATCGCAGTACGGGTAACCGGCAAGGGTCATCCGCAGCGCTTTAAGCTCCATACCACTTGA